The DNA window AGCTGGAACCTTGGGTTGGGGCACCCTCCTTAGGAGCTATCTGGCTGGGGTcttccaggaatggtggtgctggaaaggggaaaatgaggtgATGAGGTGAGATTAAGTGGAGGCAGCTGACAGAgaactctcttcctccccctgaCCATTGCCCACCAAGTCCTCACCATTGCGGAACTGCTGGGCAGTATAGCGAGTGAGGAGAATGCCAACACCCTCAATAAGGGCCAACAGGATGCCCCCCATCATTGCCGAGCCCACCATGGCCAGCGGaccacctaggaggcagagggagatagaggtgAGGAAGGGCAGGCAGCATGGGGAAGAGCTGGGCTCAGGGGTTGTTGGTTGAAGCCACTCACTGCGGGCAGCCAGCACAGCCCCGGTCAATGCTCCACTGGTGATGgagttccagggatcctccttgcCCCGCACTCGTACCAGGCCACAATCGATGGTGGAAAACAGGCCGCCCCACACTGCAAAGCTACCTGTAGAGGAACAGAGGACTAATTAGAAGTCCTGAGACTgaggagagatgattcagcagttaaaggtgcttgcttgcaaatccagatGGCCTGGGGTTGATTCgctagtagccatgtaaagccagatgcacaaagtggtgcatgtgtctggagttcttctgttgTGGCCAGAGGTCtgggtatgcctattctcttctctcttttctcctccctgcttgcaaataaataataaacatgttttaaagaaatcctgctgggcgtggtggctcatgcctttaatcccagcacttgggaagcagaggtaggaggactgccatgagttcaaggccaccctaagactacataatgaattccaggtcagcctgagctagaatgagaccctatgttacaggaaaaacaaacaaaaaaagaaattctgagggtgcctggcatggtggcacatgcctttaatcccaacactcagaaggcacaggtaggagtatcactgtgagtttgtgggaagcctgagactacagagtgagttccaggtcagcctggactacagtgaaactttaccttgggggaaaacaaaaaaagaaatcttgagagcctttaatcccagcactagggaagcacaggcaggaggataactgtgagtttgaggccaccctgagtctacatagtgaattccaggtcagcctggggcagagtgagaccctacctcgaaaaaccaaaaaaaaaaaaaaaaaaagaaagaaaaaaataacaacaccgggctggggagatgctcagtggttaaaggcacttgtttccaaagcctgacggcctgggtttgtttcctcagtacccacataaaagccagatgtgcaaagtggtacatgcatctggagttcatttgcagtgcacccattctctctcttcctgcttgcaaacaaatgaaatattgcaaagccaaaggaccaaggttttattcccaggacccatgtaagccagatgcacaaggtggcacatgtgtctggagttcatttgcaatggcaagaggctctggagtgcctattctccaccccttctcaaataagtaagtaaaaataaaaatattgccgggtgtggtggtggcacacctttaatcccagcactcaggaggcagaggtaggaggatcacgtgagttcgaggccaccctgagactacataatgaattccaggtcagcctgggctagagtgagaccctccctcaaaaaaaaaaaaaaaaaaaaaaaaaaaaaaaaccaatgccgggcatggtggcacatgcctttaatcctacagctctagagaggcagacaggtaggaggatcatcatgagtttgagaccaccctgagactacacagtgaaattcaggtcagcctaagctacagtgagaccctaccttgggaaaaaaaaaaaaaacaaaaaaacatgaccAAGCAGAGCGGTAGCTCATAcctataattttagcacttgAGCTTAGGCAAGACTGCTTaaggtcaagaccagcctgggttacacaatCAGTGTTTTCAAACCAACCAAGAAAGGGGTTTAGAGGTGTAAAAGCCTGCAAGACCCTGGCTTTTACCCCCATCACAAAAATAAGAGGATGTAAGCTCAGACACTAaaacagacagcagcagactgcCAGGAAAcctccatctttatttatttatttgacagagaaagagggagaaagacagagtgagagagagaatgggcatgccagggcctccagccaatgcaagagaactcccttgtgcagctggctaacgtgggtactggggagttgaacctgtgttctttggctttgaaggcaaacaccttaactgctaagccatccttccagcctgacACCTCCATCTTTCTCATCCTGAATAGCTATAGCCCAGTCAATAGCTGCTAGTGAAATTCCCTTCACATTTATACACCTACAGGGAGCTGAAAAATAGACACAGACTTAccttttatgtcttttaaaaatattatttatttgcaagcagtgagaaacagaatgggcatgccaggacctcttgccactgcaaacggattccagatacatgcaccactttgtacatctggctttatgtgggtagtggggaattgaacctggattgacaagcgttgcaagcaagtacctttaactgctcagccatctccctggccccttttATGTCTTTTAATACATCAATTTTCACCTTTTAAACACCATATATAGTAATTCTGGTTTTGATTTCAGTGAGAAGGAAATAGGCTGTGAAAGTCAAGTCTGTAAGATAGgttaaaggctggagaaatggcttagtggttaaggtgcttgcctgcaaagccaaaggacccatttttgattcccctgggcccacataagccagatgcacaaggaggcacacacttCTGGTCTGCTTCAAGtctgagatcagcctgagctacagagtgagagaccctgtctcaaaaaattatctttgggagctgggcgtggtagcgcagacctttaatcccagcactcagaaggcagaggtaggaggatcactgtgagttcaagaccaccctgagactacatagtgaattccaggtcagtctgggctacagtaagaccctatctcaaaaaaaaaaaaaaaaaaaaaaaaaacagtatctttGGGATATGTGTAAAAGGTATATATGAAGCACAATTAAATCTTGTGTTTAGACTTGAATATAATTCCCAAGACATCTCATTATGCATATATGCAAATACTCTAAAATCCATAAAGATCTGAAATATGAAACAGCCTGGTCTTAAGCATTCTGGAAAGTAACACTCAACCTATATAGCTAAAATGCTATTGAGGGCTTACTTTGTTCTAGGACTTATTTGACGAATTTGACTTCTGCAGATTTAAATTAGTGGGTTTAGTATAACCACCAGCACTGCAAGGTGGTCAATCAGATGAGGTTGGGAAGAAATATGCTATTAGCCTTTGGTCACATAGCACTGAACAGCCAGGGCCTGGATTTAAACTATAGAATATCCATTCCTTCCCGTTCCTATGAAATTACTGGGAgtaagacatggtggcacacacctttaatcctagcacttgggaggctgaggtagggagatcaccCTGATCCTGATTTCGAGGACAACCTGaggttacacagtgaatttcaggttagcctgggctatagcgagaccctaccttgaggaaaaaaaagaaaaaaaaaacttactgggAAATGTCACACCTCTGGGAAGCCCTAGGCAAACTTTCAGACAGAATTTCGTCCTTTAGCTTGCAGTAGCTTTCAGTCTACCCTCAAAGGATTATTACTCTTTAAGTTGCCATCACATGTCCTGTGTTTCCCCATGCCCCTCACCTCCAATCTGGGGCGCTCGGATCCTCACAGCATTGATACTTCCTCTTAATCGGTGTCGAATTCCCTGGAGAAAGCAAGAACAGGAGTCAGAGTAGGGTTGATGCCACTGACAGACAGGATATCTagcatttatttaagatagagaagGTGGACTGAGGTATAGTTACCATTAGACATGTACAAGGCCCCTGGGTTTCACCCTTAGCACAGCAACAAATAAAAGAGGGCAGGGCATAAGAAATCTATAAAATGTGGAGAAGCAGTTATGAACCAGGAGACTGGGGAGCACTCCAACATAGGTGTCTCCAGAATTGGGTAGGTAAGttctaatttattcatttgttcacttATTCATTCAATACATGATTAATCCGCACCCACTATGTGCCAGGCCCCACGTAATAAAAAGAATGATAATGAACAAGGTAGATCAGTTTCCTGCCCTCCCAGAGCTCACAAGGTCGTGGCAGAGACAGATCCTAAGCATTTAAGCAAGACAGTTTCAGACAGCTTATGCACTGCAGAGGAACTATGTTAAAGAGGTATGATAGTGGCTGAAGAGTCAAGAAAAGCTTTAAGGAAGCTTGTGTAGAGGCTGGAGTACAGCTCAGTGTAGAATATATGCTTAGCATGCAGGATGAAAGGTCTGGGTTTCCTTccccaaaccaaaagaaaaaaaaaaaggagaaaaatacaaagtcacacatggtggcacacacctttaatcacagcatttgggaggccgaggcaagaggatcgccaggagttcaaggccaccctgagactacatactgaattccaggtctgcctggactacagcaagaccctcagaaacaaaaaaaaaaaaaaaaaaaaaaaaaaaagagtgtacaATACATGCTGAGGAATAGAAATCTTGGCAAATATCCAGAAATGAGATTTCTAGGAGTTAAGAGGGACAGAaccagatattaaaaaaaaaaaaaaaacaacctgcacACGCTGCTGgaaatggtggctcacacctttattaCCAGtactgggatgcagaggtaggagaatggcaatgagttcgagaccagcatggagctacaaaatgagttcttggtcagcctggactacagtaaaaccctgtctcaaaaaaaaaaaaaaaaaaaagagcggggtgtggtggtgcatacctttaatcccagcagtcgggaggcagaggtaggaggattgctgtgagttccaggccactttaagactatatagtgagttacaggcctgggctagagtgaaaccctacctcataaaacaaacaaaatgcctataatcctagcacacaggaatCTAAAGGATTGAGagctcaggtcaacctggactacattaaaaaaattgcaggaggggctggagagatggggaatcgagcctctaaccggagtccttaggcttcacaggcaagcacttaaccgctaagccatctctccagcccaaaaagtatTACTTATTTGTGAACAGAAAAATTGaatatgggcaggccagggcttctcttgctgctacaaacaaattccagatgtgtgtgccactttgtgcatttggttttaagtagttactggtgaattgaacccaggctggtaggctttgcaagcaagtgcttttaatcactgagtaatCCTGGCCttactgtttttttatttattttcttttttttggtttttcgaggtaggatctcattctagcccaggctgacctggaattcactatagagtctcagggtggcctcgaactcatggcaatcctcctacctctgcctcctgagtgctgggattaaaggcgtgagccaccatgcctggctctgttttttaaaatattttaaaaaattttttaaaaatatttagtggttaagcgcttgcatgtgaagcctaaggaccccggtttgaggttcgattcgccagtacctacataagccagatgcacaagttgcacatggatctagagttcgtttgcagtggctggaggccctggggtgcccattctctctctctttctctctgtctgtcattctcaaataaatgaataaataaataaaaataaagaaaataaaataaatataaataattgcaGGAAAGAAGATggttgtgaattcaagaccagcctgagagtatgtagtgaattccaggtcagcctgggctaaagtgagaccctaccttaaaagaaaattgtaggactagagagatggcttagcagttacggtgcttgcctgcaaagcctaaggacccaggtttgattccccagtacccatttgcagtggctggatgccctgttacatccattttctctttccctctcctctcaaatgtacaggtgtgtgtgtacatatatatatatatatatatatatatatatatatatatatatatatatatccatgtaagtcagatgcataaggtggtgcatgcatccgaaatttgtttgtagttgctACAGGCCTagaattctctctcacacacacataaataaataaaatattttaaaaaacagagccaggcatggtggctcacgcctttaatcccagcactcaggaggcagaggtaggaggattgccatgagttcgaggccaccctgagactctatagtgaattccaggtcagcctgggctagaatgagatcctacctcgaaaaaccaaaaaaaaagaaaataaataaaaaaacagtaaGGCCAGGattactcagtgattaaaagcacttgcgggctggagagatggcttagcggttaagcgcttgcctgtgaagcctaaggaccccggttcgaggctcggttccccaggtcccatgttagccagatgcacaagggagtgcacgcatctggagttcgtttgcagaggctggaagccctggcgcgcccattctctctctctccctctacctgtctttctctctgtgtctgtcgctctcaaataaataaaaaaaaaaaaagtaaaaaaaaaaaaaaaaaaagcacttgcttgcaaagcctaccagcctgggttcaattcaccagtaactacttaaaaccaaatgcacaaagtggcacacacatctggaatttgtttgtagcagcaagagaagccctggcctgcccatattCAATTTTTCTGTTCACAAATAAGTAatactttttgggctggagagatggcttagtggttaagtgcttgcctgtgaagcctaaggaccccggttcgaggctcgattccccagaacccacgttagccagatgcacaagggggcgcatgtgtctggagttcgtttgcagtggctggaaggcctggcgcccCCATTTTCTaactcgctctctgcctctttctctctctctctctctctctctctgtcgccctcaaataaataaaaataaacaaaaaataaataaataatactttttaaaattgcagACATCTTGTCAAAAGAATCGcatctagccgggcatggtggcgtacacctttaatcccagcactcgggaggcagaggtaggaagattgccattaattcgaggtcaccctgagactatgtagtgcattccaggacagcctgagaccctacctcgggggggggggggagatttgatgattgggctggagagatggttcagtggttaatggtacttgcttgaaagcctgctgacccaggatcaatttcccagcacgcacataaagctagatgtaaaaggcctggtgtttgtttacagcagcatgtacacacacattcaaatagaaaaatatttaaagatttgaTGATAACCTTTTGTCTTATTTCTCTGATGAGGATGGAAGCCAGAACCTTTTGCATATAATAAGTTGCTTTACCAATGAACTATGcctccagcccctaagattttatttatttatttatttatttttttggttttccaaggtagcatttgacactctagctcaggctgacctggaattcactatgtagtctcagggtggcctcgaactcatggtgatcctcctacctctgcctccctg is part of the Jaculus jaculus isolate mJacJac1 chromosome X, mJacJac1.mat.Y.cur, whole genome shotgun sequence genome and encodes:
- the Timm17b gene encoding mitochondrial import inner membrane translocase subunit Tim17-B isoform X1: MEEYAREPCPWRIVDDCGGAFTMGVIGGGVFQAIKGFRNAPVGIRHRLRGSINAVRIRAPQIGGSFAVWGGLFSTIDCGLVRVRGKEDPWNSITSGALTGAVLAARSGPLAMVGSAMMGGILLALIEGVGILLTRYTAQQFRNAPPFLEDPSQIAPKEGAPTQGSSYQQYH
- the Timm17b gene encoding mitochondrial import inner membrane translocase subunit Tim17-B isoform X2 produces the protein MGVIGGGVFQAIKGFRNAPVGIRHRLRGSINAVRIRAPQIGGSFAVWGGLFSTIDCGLVRVRGKEDPWNSITSGALTGAVLAARSGPLAMVGSAMMGGILLALIEGVGILLTRYTAQQFRNAPPFLEDPSQIAPKEGAPTQGSSYQQYH